Proteins encoded within one genomic window of Cellulomonas xiejunii:
- a CDS encoding UTP--glucose-1-phosphate uridylyltransferase — translation MNGLALAQQKMRDADVAATAVDVFTRFYGLLESGSTGLVPEVDVDPLTDVPRLDDLQVDDAAAAEALARTAVVKLNGGLGTSMGMDRAKSLLPVRGGRTFLDVIADQVLAARAATGARLPLVLMNSFRTRDDSLAALAVYPQLAVDGVPLDFLQNRVPKLLVDGLTPVTWQADPTLEWCPPGHGDLYTALYASGVLDALLAAGFRYASVSNSDNLGATPDARVAGWFAASGAPFAAEVALRTPADRKGGHLVVRRADGRIVLRESAQTAPEDAQAAADIATHRYFNTNNLWLDLEALAAELARTGGVLDLPLIRNEKNVDPTDRTSPRVVQVESAMGAAIEVFDGAAVLEVGRERFLPVKTTNDLLVLRSDVYDEDDAHRLVAVVDAPFVDLDPAHYALVGDFDARVPHVPSLRGATSLTVRGAWTFGQGVHVVGDAELGGDGGAVPDGATLEARGARV, via the coding sequence ATGAACGGACTCGCGCTCGCCCAGCAGAAGATGCGTGACGCCGACGTCGCCGCCACGGCCGTCGACGTCTTCACGCGGTTCTACGGTCTCCTGGAGTCCGGGAGCACCGGCCTGGTCCCGGAGGTGGACGTCGACCCGCTGACGGACGTCCCGCGCCTCGACGACCTCCAGGTCGACGACGCCGCAGCCGCCGAGGCCCTCGCCCGCACGGCGGTCGTCAAGCTCAACGGCGGCCTGGGCACGTCGATGGGCATGGACCGCGCGAAGTCGCTGCTGCCCGTGCGCGGCGGTCGCACGTTCCTCGACGTCATCGCCGACCAGGTGCTCGCCGCCCGCGCCGCGACCGGCGCGCGGCTCCCGCTGGTCCTCATGAACTCCTTCCGGACGCGCGACGACTCGCTCGCGGCCCTCGCCGTGTACCCGCAGCTGGCGGTCGACGGCGTGCCGCTGGACTTCCTGCAGAACCGGGTGCCGAAGCTCCTCGTGGACGGGTTGACACCGGTGACGTGGCAGGCCGACCCGACGCTCGAGTGGTGCCCGCCCGGCCACGGCGACCTGTACACGGCCCTCTACGCGTCCGGCGTGCTCGACGCGCTGCTGGCCGCCGGCTTCCGCTACGCGTCGGTCTCCAACTCCGACAACCTCGGGGCGACGCCGGACGCGCGCGTCGCGGGCTGGTTCGCGGCCTCGGGAGCACCGTTCGCCGCCGAGGTGGCGCTGCGCACGCCTGCCGACCGCAAGGGCGGCCACCTGGTCGTGCGGCGTGCCGACGGGCGGATCGTCCTGCGGGAGTCCGCCCAGACCGCGCCCGAGGACGCGCAGGCGGCCGCCGACATCGCGACGCACCGCTACTTCAACACCAACAACCTGTGGCTGGACCTCGAGGCCCTCGCCGCGGAGCTGGCCCGGACCGGCGGTGTGCTGGACCTGCCGCTGATCCGCAACGAGAAGAACGTGGACCCGACCGACCGGACGTCGCCCAGGGTCGTGCAGGTCGAGTCCGCGATGGGCGCGGCGATCGAGGTGTTCGACGGTGCTGCGGTCCTCGAGGTGGGGCGCGAGCGGTTCCTGCCCGTCAAGACGACCAACGACCTGCTGGTGCTGCGCTCCGACGTGTACGACGAGGACGACGCGCACCGGCTCGTCGCCGTGGTGGACGCGCCGTTCGTCGACCTGGACCCGGCGCACTACGCGCTCGTCGGGGACTTCGACGCCCGCGTGCCCCACGTGCCGTCACTGCGCGGGGCGACGTCGCTCACGGTCCGGGGCGCCTGGACGTTCGGGCAGGGGGTGCACGTGGTCGGCGACGCCGAGCTCGGCGGCGACGGGGGAGCGGTGCCCGACGGTGCGACGCTCGAGGCCCGGGGCGCCCGCGTGTGA
- a CDS encoding family 20 glycosylhydrolase, with protein MSGIHGIVPAPLVVQPSTQAPFVITRSTVVVVDADEALLPLAVLTADLLGRVSGRAVEVRRAEPDTAGVVLMRLVDDLPPGTEAYRVVVGTGRVRLEARSTDGLVHAVVTLRQLLRERPDGGIEVAAVRVEDAPRYAWRGLSLDVARHFVSVPDLKVVIGLMAHYKLNVLHLHLTDDQAWRLDMPSRPELVRRASAHSVGGDAGGYYSGADWDEILAFARARAIRVVPEIDVPGHVNAALHAYGELNPDGQPADEYLGIDVGFSRLHDDLPATHAFLADVFGDLAEMTPGRHVHIGGDEVLAMGPDEYARLVRTAAAAVTAHGKRVVAWQEAASVPDLPAGTVVQYWDTRVDAAPLVAAAHAGARVLLSPAPKVYLDMRYEAGVGLGQEWAGTVELRDAYEWAPASLVADLPPEAVVGVEAAVWTETLRTLDDLTTMLLPRLAAVAEVAWSEPARRDFDDFTRRLRHHGRHWDRIGLAWHRTPQGRWDG; from the coding sequence GTGTCCGGCATCCACGGGATCGTGCCCGCGCCGCTCGTCGTCCAGCCGTCGACCCAGGCGCCGTTCGTCATCACCCGCTCGACCGTCGTCGTCGTCGACGCCGACGAGGCGCTGCTCCCGCTGGCGGTGCTGACCGCCGACCTGCTCGGCCGCGTGAGCGGGCGAGCCGTCGAGGTGCGTCGTGCCGAGCCGGACACGGCCGGGGTGGTCCTGATGCGGCTCGTCGACGACCTGCCGCCGGGCACGGAGGCGTACCGCGTGGTCGTGGGGACCGGCCGTGTCCGGCTCGAGGCGCGGTCCACCGACGGGCTCGTGCACGCGGTCGTCACGCTGCGCCAGCTGCTGCGTGAACGCCCCGACGGCGGCATCGAGGTGGCCGCCGTGCGGGTCGAGGACGCCCCGCGCTATGCGTGGCGCGGTCTGTCGCTCGACGTGGCACGCCACTTCGTCAGCGTGCCGGACCTCAAGGTCGTCATCGGCCTGATGGCGCACTACAAGCTCAACGTGCTGCACCTGCACCTGACCGACGACCAGGCGTGGCGCCTGGACATGCCGTCACGGCCGGAGCTGGTGCGCCGGGCCAGCGCGCACTCGGTGGGAGGCGACGCGGGTGGGTACTACTCGGGCGCCGACTGGGACGAGATCCTCGCGTTCGCCCGGGCGCGGGCGATCCGCGTCGTCCCCGAGATCGACGTCCCGGGCCACGTGAACGCCGCGCTGCACGCGTACGGCGAGCTCAACCCGGACGGGCAGCCCGCCGACGAGTACCTCGGGATCGACGTGGGCTTCTCCCGCCTGCACGACGACCTACCCGCGACGCACGCGTTCCTCGCCGACGTCTTCGGCGACCTGGCCGAGATGACCCCCGGCCGGCACGTCCACATCGGCGGGGACGAGGTCCTGGCGATGGGTCCCGACGAGTACGCGCGGCTCGTGCGGACCGCCGCGGCCGCCGTCACGGCGCACGGCAAGCGGGTCGTCGCGTGGCAGGAGGCCGCGTCGGTGCCGGACCTGCCGGCCGGGACCGTCGTGCAGTACTGGGACACGCGTGTGGACGCCGCGCCGCTCGTCGCCGCGGCCCACGCCGGAGCCCGGGTGCTGCTGTCGCCGGCGCCGAAGGTCTACCTCGACATGCGGTACGAGGCGGGCGTCGGGCTGGGACAGGAGTGGGCCGGGACGGTCGAGCTGCGCGACGCGTACGAGTGGGCGCCCGCGTCCCTCGTCGCGGACCTGCCACCCGAGGCCGTCGTGGGTGTGGAGGCCGCGGTGTGGACCGAGACGCTGCGCACGCTGGACGACCTGACCACGATGCTGCTGCCACGGCTCGCGGCCGTCGCGGAGGTCGCGTGGAGCGAGCCCGCCCGTCGCGACTTCGACGACTTCACGCGACGGCTGCGCCACCACGGCCGGCACTGGGACCGGATCGGCCTCGCGTGGCACCGCACCCCGCAGGGACGCTGGGACGGGTGA
- a CDS encoding 5-formyltetrahydrofolate cyclo-ligase, whose amino-acid sequence MSAVAQPPWHDHADATAHRARPRHPAEEKDQLRRQVRARRSQRSARRRTEVALRLAEVVLTIPEVTAARCVSIYASRPSEPGTGPLIEALAERGVRLLLPVLGTGLQRDWAEYAGADDMRERAPGRPPEPSGAPLGSAGLADADVVLVPALAVDTHGGRLGQGGGWYDRVLAHVRPGAPVIALVHEDEVLDEVPREEHDVPVTGVATPDGWRRFEPAAPPGA is encoded by the coding sequence ATGAGCGCCGTCGCCCAGCCCCCCTGGCACGACCATGCGGACGCGACGGCCCACCGCGCCCGACCTCGTCATCCTGCCGAGGAGAAGGACCAGCTGCGGCGCCAGGTGAGGGCACGTCGATCGCAGCGGTCGGCGCGTCGGCGCACGGAGGTCGCACTCCGGCTGGCCGAGGTGGTCCTCACGATTCCCGAGGTCACAGCCGCGCGCTGCGTGAGCATCTACGCCTCACGCCCCTCCGAGCCGGGTACCGGTCCGCTCATCGAGGCCCTCGCGGAACGCGGCGTACGGCTCCTGCTGCCCGTGCTCGGTACAGGCCTGCAGCGCGACTGGGCGGAGTACGCGGGCGCCGACGACATGCGTGAGCGGGCCCCCGGACGCCCGCCCGAGCCCAGCGGCGCACCGCTGGGATCCGCCGGGCTCGCCGACGCCGACGTCGTGCTCGTCCCGGCGCTCGCCGTCGACACGCACGGCGGACGGCTGGGTCAGGGCGGCGGCTGGTACGACCGGGTGCTGGCGCACGTGCGGCCGGGAGCGCCCGTGATCGCGCTCGTCCACGAGGACGAGGTGCTCGACGAGGTCCCGCGCGAGGAGCACGACGTGCCCGTCACGGGCGTCGCGACCCCCGACGGCTGGCGCCGCTTCGAGCCCGCCGCTCCCCCGGGCGCCTGA
- a CDS encoding GNAT family N-acetyltransferase, giving the protein MAVGWPVQLVDGDVRLRPLRRRDADAWMTLRGRNLGWLEPWDATSPEPVRGPRPSFGQFVRALSAQAREGSALPFAIQRADRLVGQLTVSSIQYGSLRSAAIGYWVSQDVAGQGITPTAVALATDHCFGVLGLHRIEVNIRPENAPSLRVVEKLGFRDEGLRVRYLHIQGRWCDHRTFALTVEDVPEGLVERWHRRRATA; this is encoded by the coding sequence GTGGCGGTCGGGTGGCCGGTCCAGCTGGTCGACGGCGACGTGCGCCTGCGGCCGCTGCGTCGTCGCGACGCCGACGCGTGGATGACCCTGCGCGGGCGCAACCTGGGGTGGCTGGAGCCGTGGGACGCGACGAGCCCGGAGCCGGTGCGGGGCCCGCGCCCGAGCTTCGGTCAGTTCGTGCGGGCCCTGTCCGCCCAGGCGCGCGAGGGCTCGGCGCTGCCGTTCGCGATCCAGCGGGCCGACCGGCTCGTGGGGCAGCTCACGGTGTCGTCCATCCAGTACGGGTCGCTGCGGTCCGCCGCCATCGGGTACTGGGTGTCCCAGGACGTCGCCGGGCAGGGGATCACCCCGACCGCCGTGGCGCTGGCGACCGACCACTGCTTCGGCGTGCTGGGCCTGCACCGCATCGAGGTCAACATCCGCCCGGAGAACGCGCCGTCGCTGCGCGTCGTCGAGAAGCTGGGCTTCCGCGACGAGGGCCTGCGCGTGCGGTACCTGCACATCCAGGGCCGCTGGTGCGACCACCGGACGTTCGCGCTGACGGTCGAGGACGTCCCCGAGGGGCTCGTGGAGCGGTGGCACCGTCGCCGCGCGACCGCCTGA
- a CDS encoding molybdopterin molybdotransferase MoeA codes for MRSVQDHLAAVLAAAVPVPPLDVVLHDAAGCILAADVVAPVDVPAVPVAARDGYAVAAHDTTGGPHRQELPVAHDLHAGSAAGLRHVPGTAVRVASGAPLPLGADAVVPVEETDRGQARVAFQRPARPGQHVRRAGDDVRAGGVVLTAGTRLGARQIALAAAMGRGRLPVHPTPRVVLLSVGDELVEPTTAARPGTVFEVDGHALETAVRDAGATPVRVGAVPDDHAALRETLEDQLVRADLVVLTGGLSELAHDTVKDVLAPLGTVRLDHVAMTPGARQGFGTVGALGLDLTDGDGRTVPLFALQGHPVAAQVSFEVFVRPALRAMAGRTELFRPSVTAVATEGWVSPAGLRQFVPASVLGSPDEGYRATPVGDPSAPSITALAHANALAVVGERDLAVHPGDVVHCLVLEG; via the coding sequence ATGAGATCGGTCCAGGATCACCTCGCCGCCGTGCTCGCCGCAGCGGTCCCGGTCCCCCCGCTCGACGTCGTCCTGCACGACGCAGCGGGCTGCATCCTGGCGGCCGACGTCGTCGCCCCGGTCGACGTACCGGCGGTGCCGGTGGCGGCCCGGGACGGGTACGCGGTCGCCGCGCACGACACGACCGGTGGCCCGCACCGGCAGGAGCTCCCGGTCGCGCACGACCTGCACGCGGGCAGCGCCGCGGGCCTGCGCCACGTGCCCGGCACGGCGGTCCGGGTCGCGTCGGGGGCACCGCTGCCTCTGGGCGCCGATGCGGTCGTCCCCGTCGAGGAGACGGACCGCGGGCAGGCGCGGGTCGCGTTCCAGCGTCCGGCGCGTCCCGGGCAGCACGTGCGTCGTGCGGGTGACGACGTGCGCGCGGGCGGGGTCGTCCTCACCGCGGGCACCCGCCTGGGGGCCCGGCAGATCGCGCTCGCGGCCGCGATGGGCCGTGGCCGCCTGCCCGTGCACCCGACGCCGCGCGTGGTGCTGCTGTCGGTCGGTGACGAGCTGGTCGAGCCGACGACGGCCGCCCGCCCGGGGACGGTCTTCGAGGTCGACGGGCACGCGCTCGAGACGGCCGTGCGCGACGCGGGGGCCACACCGGTCCGCGTCGGTGCGGTGCCGGACGACCACGCCGCCCTGCGCGAGACGCTCGAGGACCAGCTCGTGCGCGCGGACCTCGTCGTGCTCACCGGCGGGCTGTCGGAGCTCGCGCACGACACGGTCAAGGACGTCCTCGCGCCCCTGGGCACCGTGCGCCTGGACCACGTCGCCATGACCCCCGGGGCGCGGCAGGGCTTCGGGACCGTCGGTGCGCTCGGCCTGGACCTGACGGACGGGGACGGGCGGACGGTGCCGCTGTTCGCCCTGCAGGGGCACCCCGTCGCCGCGCAGGTGTCCTTCGAGGTGTTCGTCCGACCGGCGTTGCGCGCGATGGCCGGGCGCACCGAGCTGTTCCGTCCGTCCGTCACGGCGGTCGCCACGGAGGGCTGGGTGTCCCCGGCCGGGCTGCGTCAGTTCGTGCCCGCCAGCGTGCTGGGGTCCCCCGACGAGGGGTACCGTGCGACGCCTGTGGGTGACCCCTCGGCGCCGTCGATCACGGCCCTCGCGCACGCCAACGCGCTGGCGGTCGTCGGTGAGCGGGACCTTGCGGTGCATCCGGGCGACGTCGTGCACTGTCTTGTGCTGGAGGGGTGA
- a CDS encoding GlsB/YeaQ/YmgE family stress response membrane protein yields the protein MGIGGIISAIVVGAIIGALGRLFVRGRQKISIIATILIGIVAALIGTWIASLAGWDETSGPDVLEVVIQIVLAALFVALYAGWAGKRR from the coding sequence ATGGGTATCGGCGGAATCATCAGCGCCATCGTCGTCGGCGCGATCATCGGCGCGCTCGGCCGGCTGTTCGTGCGCGGACGCCAGAAGATCTCGATCATCGCGACGATCCTCATCGGGATCGTCGCCGCGCTCATCGGTACGTGGATCGCCTCGCTGGCCGGCTGGGACGAGACGTCGGGACCCGACGTGCTCGAGGTCGTCATCCAGATCGTGCTCGCGGCGCTGTTCGTCGCGCTCTACGCGGGATGGGCGGGCAAGCGCCGCTGA